From a single Paenibacillus sp. FSL R5-0345 genomic region:
- a CDS encoding MmcQ/YjbR family DNA-binding protein, producing MKNTIIEYCLKKKGATQEYPFGPTPLVIKVADKMFALIFEETGKVVRLNLKCDPIIAENLREQHDCVRPGFHMNKKHWNSIMIDGSLPESDVFDMIDHSYDMVVKKLSKSLRESIGNELNE from the coding sequence TTGAAGAATACTATTATCGAATACTGTTTGAAAAAGAAAGGGGCGACTCAGGAGTATCCATTTGGACCCACTCCATTGGTCATCAAAGTGGCTGATAAAATGTTCGCACTTATTTTTGAGGAAACAGGGAAGGTTGTTCGCTTAAACTTAAAATGTGACCCGATTATTGCGGAGAACTTAAGAGAGCAGCATGATTGCGTACGACCAGGCTTTCATATGAACAAAAAGCACTGGAATTCAATCATGATTGATGGTTCCTTGCCAGAGTCGGATGTCTTTGACATGATTGACCACTCCTACGATATGGTTGTCAAAAAGCTTTCTAAAAGCCTCAGAGAATCTATTGGAAATGAACTAAATGAATAA
- a CDS encoding response regulator transcription factor, protein MKKKLLLVEDEIRIRELVSDYFIQNDWEVLEADNGKDALIWFDSLLPDLLILDIMMPAMNGFEVCREVREKSAIPIILLTAKSTDEDKIYGFELGADDYVTKPFSPKVLVARANALMKRVEGTHQPESSIIKFGSAMFNTLAHRLEVEDAEVELTPKEYDLLWLLIRNKGIVISRDTILSRIWGIEFEGDSRVVDSHIKKLRSKLGYESRFIRTVIGTGYMFEEEA, encoded by the coding sequence TTGAAAAAGAAGCTTCTTCTCGTTGAGGATGAAATTCGTATTCGTGAACTGGTGTCTGATTATTTCATACAGAATGATTGGGAAGTGCTCGAAGCGGATAATGGAAAAGATGCATTGATTTGGTTTGACTCACTGCTGCCGGATCTGCTGATTCTGGATATCATGATGCCTGCCATGAATGGCTTTGAAGTGTGCCGAGAAGTTCGTGAGAAATCAGCGATACCAATCATATTGTTAACTGCCAAGTCCACAGACGAAGACAAGATCTATGGATTTGAATTAGGTGCGGATGATTATGTTACAAAGCCATTTAGTCCAAAGGTGCTGGTAGCCCGGGCAAATGCACTTATGAAGCGTGTTGAAGGTACCCATCAGCCTGAATCCAGCATAATAAAATTTGGTTCTGCGATGTTTAACACCTTAGCTCATCGGTTAGAGGTAGAAGATGCAGAAGTGGAGCTTACCCCTAAGGAATACGATCTTTTATGGCTTTTAATACGAAATAAAGGGATTGTCATTTCAAGGGATACAATCCTTAGTCGGATCTGGGGAATTGAATTTGAAGGAGATTCCAGAGTTGTGGACAGTCATATCAAAAAGCTGCGAAGTAAATTGGGTTATGAATCTCGTTTTATTCGTACGGTGATTGGCACAGGGTACATGTTCGAGGAAGAGGCATGA
- a CDS encoding DedA family protein, which yields MPWIIEIISQYGYLAIFALMALGIIGLPVPDEVLMLFVGYLSSVMVLDFSLSVLVCFMGSITGMLISYTIGLRLGQPVVEKFGKWVGLTPKRFASMKRWFLRFGNWTIFIAYFIPGLRHVSSYISGISAMSFKKYILITTAGALTWSLLFVSIGFFVGARFSFL from the coding sequence ATGCCTTGGATTATTGAGATCATTTCGCAGTACGGATATTTAGCCATATTTGCTCTTATGGCACTTGGGATTATCGGACTTCCTGTACCCGATGAGGTATTAATGCTGTTTGTAGGTTATTTATCCTCCGTTATGGTTTTGGATTTTTCACTTTCGGTATTGGTTTGTTTCATGGGATCTATCACAGGGATGCTTATCAGCTATACTATTGGTTTAAGACTAGGGCAACCTGTGGTAGAAAAATTCGGCAAGTGGGTGGGGCTTACACCCAAGCGTTTTGCCAGTATGAAAAGATGGTTTTTGCGGTTCGGTAACTGGACCATTTTTATTGCCTATTTTATTCCCGGTCTGAGGCATGTATCAAGCTATATTTCTGGTATCAGTGCTATGTCTTTCAAAAAATATATACTCATAACGACTGCAGGAGCGCTAACCTGGTCACTTCTTTTTGTTTCCATCGGCTTTTTTGTGGGGGCTAGGTTTTCCTTTTTATAG
- the pssA gene encoding CDP-diacylglycerol--serine O-phosphatidyltransferase, with product MKLNWLPSMCTLANLGLGSLSLYFTIQERYSLALLMILLAAICDVLDGLLARILHCTSEFGKQLDSLADIISFGLAPTFLILLYKLEDAHWIGPAVSVLFLICGALRLARFNLSAPSKGFVGMPITAAGVILSMISLLDERMKPGLVIVLMALLSVMMVSRIPFPSLKKSFNRK from the coding sequence ATGAAATTGAATTGGTTGCCTTCAATGTGCACACTTGCAAACTTAGGACTTGGATCCCTATCCTTGTATTTCACGATTCAGGAACGATATAGTCTAGCTTTATTGATGATATTACTCGCGGCAATATGTGATGTACTAGATGGATTACTGGCAAGAATACTGCATTGTACCAGCGAATTCGGTAAACAATTGGACTCATTGGCGGATATTATATCCTTTGGTTTAGCGCCAACCTTCCTTATCTTGTTGTATAAGTTAGAAGATGCTCACTGGATTGGACCAGCAGTTTCGGTTTTGTTTTTGATCTGTGGTGCACTTCGTTTGGCCAGATTTAATCTGTCGGCGCCTTCCAAAGGGTTCGTGGGGATGCCCATTACTGCTGCTGGAGTCATTCTGTCGATGATTTCTTTGCTAGATGAACGTATGAAACCGGGGCTGGTCATCGTGTTAATGGCATTACTATCCGTAATGATGGTCAGTCGTATCCCTTTTCCGTCCCTTAAAAAATCCTTCAACAGGAAGTGA
- a CDS encoding spore coat protein CotJB, with protein MEANPCDQRYYELLEQLQTLDFALVELNLYLNTHPDDLRSIEQFNQLTQERTKLANQFQELYGPLQNFGRAYSKCPWEWNQTPWPWQV; from the coding sequence ATGGAGGCAAATCCTTGCGATCAACGTTATTATGAATTGCTTGAGCAACTGCAGACACTTGACTTTGCCTTAGTGGAGTTGAACTTATATCTAAATACTCATCCTGATGATTTGAGAAGTATTGAACAATTTAATCAGCTGACTCAGGAACGTACCAAGCTCGCGAATCAATTTCAGGAATTATACGGTCCGCTGCAGAATTTTGGCAGAGCCTATTCGAAATGTCCGTGGGAATGGAATCAGACGCCTTGGCCTTGGCAGGTGTAA
- a CDS encoding sensor histidine kinase has product MRRRGITFKLFVMTVIFFLCFYGMVILSQTLLFDNFYQKQKENRVEKHLKSFAARYISEPWGSTRTSQELVRFMLRNKTQMVILKLDGKMNSEDPFHIKLIDDDGKSMVVSLSLFMNQYGDALRAANIKVDDQLSVEGELLDEDSSSPFILYPISITKKGSGTIGETEETGMIHASGTVAEIVLPDMKIWNPRQGILFEALEEWFPLTPAQIDDFKNLKLQKQDWIAPWSGSRNSVIIMPLKQSNGEIELLFTVTSLQEVKDLNEALRWFFLYLGIGGIVLILVLSLFFSKMVTRPLIKLNNIAKRMVSLDFTGDTSIRQKDELGSLSNSMFTLSLSLDSALRELREANQQLVEDMEQKQRMEIMQQDFFANASHELKTPLSIIKGFAEGLEDGVSAGKQDHYIKVIIEEADKMEFLVKNMLDLARLESGTIKLRKTSFMLSELTEKVTDKLVHLLSEKHLEVIIIPANELPIYADVNWIEQVLLNFMTNAIRHAEERSSITVNIESHAQTIVFTIQNIGESIPEDQLEQIWERFYRSEPSRSRMTGGTGLGLSIAKRILDMHACIYTVKNTEKGVSFTVTFEG; this is encoded by the coding sequence ATGAGAAGACGTGGAATTACCTTTAAACTGTTTGTGATGACGGTTATCTTTTTTCTTTGCTTTTATGGGATGGTTATTCTAAGCCAAACGCTGTTGTTTGACAATTTCTATCAGAAGCAAAAAGAGAACCGCGTGGAGAAACATCTTAAGAGCTTTGCTGCAAGATATATAAGCGAGCCGTGGGGAAGCACTCGGACCTCCCAGGAGCTCGTTCGGTTTATGCTGCGGAATAAAACACAAATGGTTATTTTGAAGCTGGATGGAAAAATGAATTCGGAAGATCCATTTCATATAAAGTTAATTGATGATGATGGAAAGAGTATGGTTGTCTCTTTATCCCTATTCATGAATCAGTACGGGGATGCGCTTAGAGCAGCAAACATTAAAGTAGATGATCAATTGAGCGTTGAAGGTGAACTTCTGGATGAAGACAGTTCTTCACCCTTTATACTCTACCCCATTAGTATTACAAAAAAAGGGAGCGGAACAATAGGGGAGACGGAAGAGACCGGGATGATTCATGCATCTGGTACTGTTGCAGAAATTGTACTGCCTGATATGAAAATATGGAATCCACGTCAAGGAATACTGTTTGAGGCTCTAGAGGAATGGTTCCCTTTGACACCGGCGCAGATAGACGATTTCAAAAATCTGAAATTGCAGAAGCAAGACTGGATTGCTCCATGGAGTGGGAGTCGTAATTCTGTGATTATCATGCCCCTTAAGCAAAGTAACGGAGAAATTGAACTACTATTCACAGTCACCTCATTACAGGAAGTCAAGGATTTGAACGAGGCGTTGCGCTGGTTCTTTTTATATCTGGGAATAGGCGGTATTGTTCTGATTTTGGTTCTTTCTCTCTTTTTCTCAAAAATGGTAACGCGTCCGCTTATTAAGTTAAACAACATAGCCAAACGAATGGTTTCTTTGGACTTTACAGGGGACACATCGATTCGGCAGAAGGATGAGTTAGGCAGCCTGTCTAACAGCATGTTCACCTTATCGCTAAGTCTGGATTCTGCTTTACGAGAGTTAAGAGAGGCCAATCAGCAGCTAGTTGAGGATATGGAGCAGAAACAAAGAATGGAGATCATGCAGCAAGACTTTTTTGCCAACGCCTCGCATGAATTGAAGACACCGCTCAGTATTATTAAAGGTTTTGCCGAGGGATTGGAAGACGGCGTTAGTGCAGGCAAGCAGGATCACTATATTAAGGTGATTATTGAGGAAGCCGATAAAATGGAGTTTCTTGTTAAAAATATGCTAGATCTAGCGAGGTTGGAGTCGGGCACGATTAAACTTCGGAAAACTTCCTTTATGTTAAGTGAACTGACGGAAAAAGTGACGGACAAGCTGGTTCACTTGCTGAGTGAAAAACATTTGGAGGTCATCATTATTCCTGCAAACGAATTACCGATATATGCTGATGTGAACTGGATTGAACAAGTTCTGCTGAATTTTATGACTAATGCTATCAGACATGCGGAAGAAAGAAGTTCTATCACCGTCAATATTGAGAGTCATGCCCAGACTATTGTATTCACTATTCAAAATATAGGAGAATCAATCCCTGAAGATCAGCTGGAGCAGATCTGGGAACGGTTCTATCGGTCTGAGCCTTCCCGCAGTCGAATGACGGGCGGTACGGGTCTGGGGCTTTCTATTGCGAAGCGAATACTAGATATGCACGCTTGTATTTATACAGTGAAAAATACCGAGAAAGGTGTCAGCTTTACTGTGACCTTTGAAGGTTAA
- a CDS encoding spore coat associated protein CotJA yields the protein MESQVRRYTPFRGPFDPCPPVPFKTYVVPPNQFVNFQPPDLPQFSLQEALRVGTLWPAFYSPYESKCKGGGK from the coding sequence ATGGAATCACAGGTACGGAGGTACACCCCCTTTAGGGGCCCGTTTGATCCTTGCCCGCCGGTGCCGTTCAAGACTTATGTAGTTCCACCCAATCAGTTCGTTAATTTTCAGCCGCCAGATTTACCTCAGTTTAGTTTGCAGGAGGCGCTAAGGGTTGGCACGTTATGGCCAGCATTTTACAGCCCATATGAGTCCAAGTGCAAAGGAGGAGGGAAATAG
- a CDS encoding MATE family efflux transporter: protein MATVIAQFISAIWVLGFLISKRAHLRLRLSNMRIKPKEAASVLALGLSPFIMMSTESLIQIVFNTSLAKFGGDMYVAAMGIMGTLMQIFGTLLSGFAQGAQPIISYNYGARDFARVKSTILYCSVFCAAFGLAMWSIAIFVPQLPIIIFTNNPELVALTSRLMKIFFLGTCIFGIQLAFQQVFIALGQARVSIFIAILRKIILLIPLVLLLPTFITPKTDAVIIAEPIADFCAALTCCVLFGLTIKKLFKDRSDKAGMV from the coding sequence TTGGCTACTGTTATTGCACAATTTATTTCGGCCATTTGGGTATTGGGGTTCTTAATCTCTAAACGAGCGCATCTGCGCTTACGCCTATCCAATATGCGTATTAAACCAAAGGAAGCTGCAAGTGTACTTGCATTGGGACTTTCTCCATTTATTATGATGTCGACCGAAAGTTTAATTCAAATCGTATTTAACACGTCCTTAGCTAAATTTGGAGGCGATATGTACGTTGCTGCCATGGGGATTATGGGCACACTGATGCAAATCTTTGGGACGTTGTTATCTGGTTTTGCGCAAGGGGCACAACCTATTATTAGCTATAATTATGGAGCTCGCGATTTTGCTCGTGTAAAATCCACCATTTTATATTGCAGTGTTTTTTGCGCTGCTTTTGGATTGGCGATGTGGAGCATTGCCATTTTTGTTCCGCAGTTGCCCATTATCATATTTACTAATAACCCTGAGCTTGTGGCTCTGACGTCTAGATTAATGAAGATATTTTTCCTGGGTACCTGTATTTTTGGTATTCAATTGGCTTTTCAACAAGTATTTATTGCTTTGGGACAAGCCCGAGTTTCTATTTTTATCGCGATCTTGCGTAAGATTATCTTGCTTATTCCATTGGTACTTTTGCTCCCGACATTCATTACTCCGAAAACAGATGCAGTTATTATAGCTGAGCCTATTGCTGATTTTTGTGCAGCACTGACTTGCTGTGTTTTATTTGGACTCACGATAAAGAAGCTTTTTAAAGATAGATCTGATAAAGCTGGGATGGTCTGA
- a CDS encoding manganese catalase family protein encodes MWIYEKKLQYPVRVGKCDIRMARYLSEQYGGADGELAAALRYMNQRYTIPDKVIGVLNDISTEEFAHLEMIATMIYKLTKDASVCELEEAGLGPHFAQHDHALFYSNSAGVPFTAAYIQAKGDPLADLYEDIAAEEKARATYQWLIDMTDDVDLQDSLKFLREREIIHAIRFKEAVQIIIDDRNQKRVF; translated from the coding sequence ATGTGGATCTACGAAAAAAAATTGCAATATCCGGTACGGGTCGGTAAATGTGATATCCGGATGGCGCGTTATTTAAGTGAGCAATATGGAGGAGCGGATGGCGAGCTCGCCGCAGCCCTGCGCTATATGAATCAAAGATACACGATCCCAGATAAAGTGATTGGCGTTTTGAACGATATTTCTACTGAGGAATTCGCCCATTTGGAAATGATAGCCACTATGATTTATAAGCTGACGAAGGACGCTTCGGTATGCGAGCTAGAGGAAGCTGGGCTAGGTCCACATTTTGCTCAGCATGATCACGCGTTGTTCTATTCGAACTCTGCCGGCGTACCTTTTACAGCAGCCTACATTCAAGCTAAGGGTGACCCGCTGGCTGATCTTTATGAGGACATTGCAGCGGAAGAAAAGGCCCGGGCTACATACCAGTGGCTGATTGACATGACAGATGATGTGGATCTGCAGGATAGCCTTAAGTTCCTTAGGGAGCGGGAGATTATCCATGCGATTCGGTTTAAGGAAGCGGTGCAGATTATTATTGATGATCGGAACCAGAAGCGGGTATTCTGA
- a CDS encoding hemolysin family protein gives MLNLLLVLVLVLLNGIFVAAEFSLVKVRQSRLTQLVSEGNKMAGYALKVNKRLDSYLSATQFGITLASLGLGWVGEPAISELLVEPLMYKMGITDGTLISTVSVVIGFSIITFLHIVLGELAPKSLAIQRTEGSALLLSAPLMFFYNLFMPFIWVLNASANALLRLVGVEPANESEAAHSEEEIRILMNQSAKSGVIDKDEMKLMDNIFEFSDLLAREVMLPRTDMDVLYSNLSLEENMKIITETRHSRYPVAFEDKDRIIGFIHITDLLFAPPEQQNDLTTLVRPILNVPESMEISHTLRFMQKNKAQLTLVVDEYGGTAGLLTAEEILEEIVGDLHDEFEDERPSVERNGEYISVEGRMLIEDVNDLTGVVIEDDEVDSIGGWLFKELEGNPSKGKRVKVEDVVFEVEESTRLRITRINIHHEPRAEDEEDSSEQDEDKE, from the coding sequence ATGCTTAATCTTTTGCTTGTTCTGGTGCTCGTGTTATTGAACGGGATTTTTGTAGCAGCGGAGTTCTCACTAGTGAAGGTCAGGCAGTCTCGTCTGACCCAGCTAGTTAGTGAAGGTAATAAAATGGCTGGATATGCGCTCAAGGTAAATAAGAGACTGGATTCGTACTTATCTGCTACCCAGTTTGGGATTACACTTGCGTCATTGGGATTAGGTTGGGTCGGTGAGCCAGCCATTTCGGAGCTGCTTGTCGAACCGTTAATGTATAAGATGGGAATTACCGATGGAACTCTGATTTCTACCGTTTCTGTCGTTATCGGATTTTCGATTATTACATTTTTACATATTGTACTTGGTGAGCTTGCACCGAAATCACTTGCCATTCAAAGAACAGAAGGGTCCGCTTTATTGCTCTCGGCTCCTCTGATGTTCTTCTATAATTTGTTCATGCCTTTTATCTGGGTACTGAATGCATCGGCGAACGCATTGCTTCGTTTAGTGGGTGTTGAGCCTGCAAATGAGAGTGAGGCCGCCCACTCTGAAGAGGAAATTCGCATCCTGATGAATCAGAGTGCTAAGAGTGGTGTCATTGATAAAGATGAGATGAAGCTGATGGATAACATCTTTGAGTTCTCAGATCTTCTCGCTCGTGAAGTCATGTTGCCTCGTACGGATATGGATGTGCTGTACAGCAATCTTTCGCTCGAAGAAAATATGAAGATTATTACCGAAACGAGACATTCACGTTATCCGGTTGCTTTTGAAGATAAGGACCGTATTATTGGTTTTATTCATATCACCGACCTATTGTTTGCTCCACCTGAGCAGCAGAATGATCTTACGACGCTGGTACGACCGATCCTTAACGTACCGGAATCGATGGAGATTAGCCATACTCTGCGATTTATGCAGAAGAACAAAGCTCAGCTAACGCTAGTTGTCGATGAATACGGAGGTACAGCTGGTCTACTGACAGCAGAAGAAATTCTGGAAGAAATCGTAGGCGATCTGCATGACGAATTCGAAGATGAGCGTCCTAGCGTGGAACGCAACGGAGAGTATATTTCTGTTGAAGGCCGGATGTTGATTGAAGATGTCAACGATCTTACAGGTGTAGTGATTGAGGATGATGAAGTGGATTCTATCGGAGGCTGGTTGTTTAAGGAGCTGGAAGGGAATCCAAGCAAGGGAAAACGAGTGAAGGTTGAGGATGTTGTTTTTGAAGTTGAGGAATCGACGAGACTGCGGATTACCAGAATTAATATTCATCATGAACCGCGTGCCGAGGATGAAGAGGACTCTTCAGAACAAGATGAGGATAAAGAATAA
- a CDS encoding MATE family efflux transporter, with product MNNQMKDRFANQSIPKLIFLLAIPAVIAQLINAMYSVVDRMFLGRMEEGGTLALSAIGISFPIIMLISAFAALIGAGGAPLASIKMGEGEHKKAEELLGSCFTMLLMASVILTALFLIFKSPFLTLFGASHDTLPLANDFLSIYLIGTVAVLISLGLNPFIAAQGYAKTAMLTVCIGAVVNIVLDAIFIFELNMELRVRHWLLLLHNLFRPFGYWGS from the coding sequence ATGAATAATCAAATGAAGGATCGTTTTGCCAACCAAAGTATTCCCAAGCTGATTTTCTTGTTGGCTATTCCTGCCGTTATAGCTCAGCTAATCAATGCCATGTACAGTGTAGTTGACCGGATGTTCCTTGGAAGAATGGAGGAGGGGGGAACGCTAGCCTTATCCGCTATAGGGATATCTTTTCCGATCATTATGTTGATTTCAGCATTTGCAGCTCTAATCGGAGCTGGTGGGGCACCCCTAGCTTCCATAAAGATGGGCGAAGGAGAACATAAAAAAGCAGAAGAATTACTGGGAAGTTGTTTTACTATGCTGCTAATGGCATCCGTAATACTTACAGCTTTGTTTCTTATTTTTAAGTCGCCGTTCTTAACGTTATTCGGAGCGAGTCACGATACATTGCCGCTGGCCAACGATTTTTTAAGCATTTACCTTATTGGAACTGTGGCGGTACTCATTTCTTTAGGGTTGAATCCATTCATTGCGGCACAAGGATATGCCAAAACTGCCATGCTCACGGTATGTATTGGTGCGGTTGTGAATATCGTCCTTGACGCCATTTTTATTTTTGAATTGAATATGGAATTAAGGGTGCGGCATTGGCTACTGTTATTGCACAATTTATTTCGGCCATTTGGGTATTGGGGTTCTTAA
- a CDS encoding AI-2E family transporter, with translation MNVFKRFYANITTRRFLILALIGLLLYSVRGMLNLVLLTFLIAFVMNSFQTLLSKGIGKFVKVNSKVIIVILYLALIAVIVLALAKYLPKVLEQIKQLTIFLTNLKSDDLPQNKITLYLYDMFKDLNYQIYIKRGIDYVLKVSNWGATFVVSTILSFVFILEKNRIVSFTSRMRESRIAWFYIELEYFSRQFIVSFGKVIEAQILIALFNTCLTVIGLWLLNFPYLFALSILIFLLSLIPVVGFLISLIPLLIIGYNIGGLTTVTYVLAIIAVLHFIEGYFLNPKLMSTKMNLPMFYTFSVLLFSEHYIGVWGLILGIPIFVFMLDILEIKHEDSFKGANP, from the coding sequence ATGAATGTATTCAAGCGATTCTACGCGAACATAACCACCAGACGCTTTTTAATTCTCGCACTTATCGGGCTGCTGCTGTACAGTGTTCGAGGGATGCTTAATCTGGTGTTGCTGACGTTTTTGATTGCTTTTGTCATGAACAGCTTTCAGACCTTGCTTAGTAAAGGAATTGGTAAATTTGTGAAGGTTAACAGTAAGGTGATTATTGTCATTTTATACCTCGCTTTAATCGCGGTGATTGTACTGGCCCTTGCTAAATATCTTCCAAAAGTATTGGAGCAGATTAAGCAATTAACCATCTTCCTTACCAATCTCAAATCAGACGACCTCCCGCAGAACAAGATTACATTGTATTTGTATGATATGTTCAAGGACCTAAACTATCAGATCTACATCAAAAGAGGCATCGATTATGTACTGAAGGTTAGCAACTGGGGCGCGACTTTCGTTGTATCAACCATTCTAAGCTTTGTGTTTATTCTTGAGAAGAACCGGATCGTCAGTTTTACTTCTAGGATGAGAGAGAGCCGGATTGCCTGGTTTTATATAGAGCTGGAGTATTTCAGCCGACAATTCATCGTTTCCTTTGGGAAAGTAATTGAAGCGCAAATTCTTATTGCCTTGTTCAATACCTGCCTTACTGTTATTGGCTTATGGTTGCTTAACTTCCCATATTTATTTGCCCTATCGATCTTGATTTTTCTGCTCAGTCTCATTCCGGTGGTTGGTTTTTTGATTTCGCTCATTCCGCTCTTAATCATCGGCTACAACATCGGCGGTCTGACAACAGTCACTTATGTGCTGGCGATCATTGCGGTGTTGCATTTTATCGAAGGCTATTTCTTGAATCCCAAGTTGATGTCCACAAAAATGAATTTGCCGATGTTCTACACCTTCAGCGTGTTATTGTTCTCTGAGCATTATATAGGTGTCTGGGGACTTATTCTTGGCATTCCCATCTTTGTATTTATGTTGGATATCCTTGAGATTAAGCACGAGGATTCTTTCAAAGGAGCTAACCCCTAA
- the pgmB gene encoding beta-phosphoglucomutase translates to MNAASQIQAVIFDLDGVITDTAEYHYQAWGMIAKELGLPFTREFNENLKGVSRIASLELLLGQAAIPHTYSPEEMEKMATRKNEFYQQLIQQVTPADVLPGISELLTELKAHGVKTGIASASKNAFTVIRLLGMEKDFEVIVDAAKLARNKPDPEVFLTAADALGVDPQFCVGVEDAVAGVEAIKAAGMFAVYISLQENLSIADMNLNHTAELNYSELNQQFVATKNRVS, encoded by the coding sequence ATGAATGCAGCCTCTCAAATTCAAGCCGTAATCTTTGATCTAGACGGCGTTATTACGGATACCGCAGAATATCATTATCAGGCTTGGGGTATGATCGCGAAAGAACTGGGACTTCCGTTCACCCGAGAGTTCAATGAGAACCTGAAAGGTGTATCACGCATAGCTTCACTGGAATTGCTGCTTGGACAAGCAGCAATTCCGCACACTTACTCTCCCGAAGAGATGGAGAAGATGGCGACCCGCAAAAATGAGTTCTATCAGCAGCTCATTCAGCAGGTAACCCCGGCCGATGTGCTGCCTGGAATCTCTGAATTGCTCACCGAGCTGAAGGCCCACGGAGTGAAGACCGGCATTGCCTCCGCAAGCAAAAATGCCTTTACAGTTATCCGTCTTCTAGGTATGGAGAAAGACTTCGAAGTTATTGTAGATGCAGCCAAGCTTGCCCGCAACAAACCAGACCCGGAAGTATTCTTGACCGCCGCGGACGCGCTTGGGGTAGATCCGCAATTCTGCGTCGGGGTAGAAGATGCAGTCGCCGGGGTAGAAGCGATCAAAGCCGCCGGTATGTTCGCTGTATATATCTCCTTACAGGAGAACTTGTCCATCGCTGATATGAACTTGAACCACACTGCTGAACTTAACTACTCCGAGCTAAACCAGCAATTCGTTGCTACAAAGAATAGAGTAAGCTAA